The following coding sequences lie in one Heteronotia binoei isolate CCM8104 ecotype False Entrance Well chromosome 6, APGP_CSIRO_Hbin_v1, whole genome shotgun sequence genomic window:
- the CLDN11 gene encoding claudin-11, with protein MVATCLHLTGFVASFVGWIGLIVATSTNDWVVTCGYTITTCRKMDELGSKGLWADCVMATGLYHCKPLVDILILPGYVQACRALMIAASVLGLPAVFLLVTVLPCIRMGNEPGVAKYRRSQLGGILLILLALCGIVATIWFPVSAHRETMIMSFGYSLYTGWIGSALCLFGGCIIVCCSGDAQTFGENRFYYASGSSSPTHAKSAHV; from the exons ATGGTTGCTACCTGCTTGCACCTTACTGGATTTGTGGCGAGTTTCGTGGGCTGGATTGGCTTGATTGTGGCCACCTCCACCAACGACTGGGTCGTGACATGTGGCTACACCATCACCACCTGCAGGAAGATGGATGAGCTGGGCTCCAAGGGGCTGTGGGCAGACTGTGTCATGGCTACCGGACTCTATCACTGCAAGCCGCTGGTGGACATCCTCATATTACCAG GATATGTCCAGGCCTGTCGAGCACTGATGATTGCAGCCTCAGTTTTGGGACTCCCTGCTGTGTTTCTTCTGGTGACTGTCCTGCCTTGTATCCGAATGGGCAATGAACCTGGAGTGGCCAAATATCGACGATCCCAGCTGGGCGGAATCCTTCTGATCCTTTTGG CACTGTGTGGCATCGTGGCTACGATTTGGTTCCCCGTGAGCGCTCATCGTGAAACAATGATTATGAGCTTTGGGTACTCTCTCTACACTGGCTGGATTGGTTCTGCTCTTTGCCTCTTTGGCGGGTGCATCATCGTCTGCTGCTCGGGCGACGCGCAAACGTTTGGCGAAAACCGCTTCTACTACGCCTCAGGATCCAGCTCTCCCACCCATGCTAAAAGTGCCCACGTATAA